From a single Glycine soja cultivar W05 chromosome 19, ASM419377v2, whole genome shotgun sequence genomic region:
- the LOC114400741 gene encoding 60S ribosomal protein L7-1-like, producing MAEDDSKPLNYISEVILKKRKSTEAWALRKKEQFQQKKFQSIRKPEDFIHEYRNKEVDLIRMKRRVKRKVPEANSNTMIIIRIQGKKDMHPRTRKVLYSLGLRRRFSAVFVKPSEGIMAKLQRVEPYVTYGYPNLKSIKELIYKKGHARMEQRKVPLTDNNIIEQELGKFGIVCIEDMVHQIYNAGPHFKEVARFMWPFELNKPAEGLKGSKTIFKEGGDTGNREDLINELINKMN from the exons ATGGCAGAAGATGATTCAAAGCCTCTGAACTACATCTCCGAAGTCATACTCAAGAAGAGGAAAAGCACCGAAGCATGGGCGTTAAGGAAAAAAGAACAGTTCCAGCAAAAGAAATTCCAATCCATCAGAAAGCCCGAGGATTTCATCCACGAGTATCGCAACAAG GAAGTGGACCTTATAAGAATGAAGCGGAGGGTGAAGAGGAAAGTGCCTGAAGCTAACTCCAACACTATGATAATCATTCGGATACAGGG GAAAAAAGACATGCATCCTAGGACTAGGAAGGTGTTGTACAGCTTGGGGTTGAGGAGAAGGTTCAGTGCTGTGTTTGTGAAGCCAAGTGAGGGAATAATGGCCAAGCTGCAGAGGGTGGAACCATATGTCACCTATGG ATATCCTAATCTTAAAAGCATAAAGGAGCTAATTTACAAAAAAGGACATGCAAGGATGGAACAGCGAAAAGTTCCCTTGACGGATAATAACATTATTGAGCAG GAATTAGGAAAGTTCGGTATTGTATGCATAGAAGACATGGTTCATCAGATTTATAATGCTGGTCCACACTTTAAGGAAGTTGCCAGATTTATGTGGCCCTTTGAGCTGAACAAGCCAGCTGAAGGATTGAAAGGATCAAAAACCATATTCAAGGAAGGTGGAGACACAGGGAACCGTGAGGATCTCATCAATGAACTAATCAATAAAATGAATTAG